The following proteins are co-located in the Methylomonas sp. 11b genome:
- a CDS encoding efflux RND transporter periplasmic adaptor subunit, translating to MKPAYPNHTPLTYRLLLSALLLLASNLSAAESTSPPPAKIEHPVKESDLTKVVLTAEAANRLGIVTTKVVKRPLTRTRLFGGEITLPALNASANSNSQSVYTILPSLAPAELVRLAQSQIDADGQVEQAKVQVQAAQIALNRTEQMRRDKVGTERSVDDARIQLGLAEANLKTAHERRDLLGPALLDVNNRSTFWVRVPVYVDDLSGLNTAAQARVGGLKDSPENVSRPAVPVAAPPSANPVAATVDLFYAVKNSDAAFRPGQRVGVSIPLRTDDENLVVPWSAIVHDVSGGSWIYEVLETNRYMRRRVQVLQVVDDQAAITGDIVAGIEVVTSGVAELFGTEFGVGK from the coding sequence ATGAAACCCGCGTATCCAAACCACACGCCATTGACGTATCGGCTTCTGCTATCAGCCTTACTACTATTAGCCAGCAACCTATCGGCCGCCGAATCCACATCGCCGCCGCCTGCCAAAATCGAGCATCCCGTTAAGGAAAGTGATCTGACCAAAGTTGTCTTGACAGCTGAAGCAGCCAACCGGCTCGGCATCGTCACCACAAAGGTTGTAAAGCGACCACTAACGCGAACGCGCTTGTTCGGCGGCGAGATCACACTGCCGGCGCTGAATGCTTCAGCAAACAGTAACAGCCAATCGGTTTATACCATCCTGCCATCGCTGGCACCGGCAGAGCTCGTGCGTTTGGCGCAATCGCAAATCGACGCCGACGGTCAGGTGGAGCAGGCCAAGGTGCAAGTGCAAGCCGCGCAGATAGCCTTGAATCGCACCGAACAGATGCGCCGCGACAAGGTGGGCACCGAACGCTCGGTCGATGATGCACGAATACAGCTAGGCTTGGCCGAGGCCAATCTGAAAACCGCGCACGAACGCCGCGATTTGCTTGGTCCCGCGCTGTTAGACGTCAACAACCGCAGCACGTTTTGGGTGCGGGTGCCTGTCTATGTTGATGATTTATCGGGATTGAACACCGCCGCCCAAGCCCGTGTTGGCGGGCTAAAAGATTCGCCTGAAAATGTCTCTCGTCCTGCCGTGCCGGTTGCAGCGCCGCCTTCCGCCAATCCGGTGGCCGCCACGGTCGATCTGTTCTACGCAGTGAAAAATTCGGATGCCGCATTCCGCCCCGGTCAGCGGGTCGGTGTTTCAATCCCGTTGCGTACGGATGACGAAAATCTCGTCGTACCCTGGTCGGCGATTGTGCATGACGTAAGTGGTGGCAGCTGGATATATGAAGTGTTGGAAACCAATAGGTATATGCGCCGACGGGTACAGGTACTGCAGGTGGTTGACGATCAAGCCGCCATAACGGGCGACATCGTGGCGGGTATCGAAGTGGTTACTTCCGGTGTGGCCGAATTGTTCGGCACCGAATTTGGAGTCGGCAAATGA
- a CDS encoding efflux RND transporter permease subunit: protein MMRWLITVALRQRLLVLALAVVLVILGVQAARQMPLDVFPEFAPPLVEIQTEAPGLSTEEVESLITVPLENAVNGTAWLKTLRSKSVLGLSSVVCIFQEGSDLMRARQLVQERVATITPRLPAVARAPVMLSPLSSTSRALKIGVSSKKLSQMELSELALWTIRPRLMAVPGVANVAIWGQRDRQLQVLVDPDRLAANGVTLDAVVRAAGDAATVSAGGFVDLPNQRLPVTHVSSLQTPDDMARTVVQFTGGAPLRLGDVTEIVESHPPPIGDAVINDGPGLLLIVEKQPWGNTLDVTRKVEATLAALQPGLHEVDIDPTIFRPATFIERSLDNLSDALILGCILVAVILIVFLFEWRTAVISLSAIPLSLLTAAVVLYLRGGTLNTMVLAGLVIAVGEVVDDAIIDVENIMRRLRLNREAVHPLSTFRVVLKASLEVRSAVVFASLIVALVFVPVFFLDGLAGTFFRPLAFSYLLAILASLLVALTVTPALCLMLLPNAKPRQSEAPLTQVLKRHYRQLLPAIVSRPQWATGFLMVAFISTAIALPRLGESFLPNFKETDFLMHWVEKPGTSLEAMRRITIQVSKELRAIPGVRNFGSHIGRAEVADEVVGPNFTELWISLDTAVEYDSTVAKIQAVVEGYPGLYRDVLTYLRERIKEVLTGASATVVVRLYGPDLDVLRDKASEVSRAINDVPGIANLKVEPQILVPQIQIRLKPDVAANFGLTAGQVRRAAATLIKGSKVGEIYRDQKVIDVTVWGAERVRHDLAALRQLTIDTPSGARVPLGDVADIYIAPTSNEIKRENASRRIDVTCNVSGNDLGGVAREIERRVKNLTFAQGYHPEFLGEYAARQASSERLAWLSLASLLGILVLLHVDFRSLRLVLLVALTLPFALIGGVVGAFLSGGVLSLGSLVGFITVLGIAARNGIMLLSHYRHLEQQEGQVFGAGLAMRGAEERLAPILMTAACAGLALLPLILKGNVPGHEIEYPMAVVILGGLITSTLLNLFLMPSLYCRYGNATA from the coding sequence ATGATGCGCTGGTTGATTACTGTTGCCTTACGCCAACGTCTATTAGTGTTGGCCTTGGCTGTGGTACTGGTGATATTGGGTGTGCAAGCCGCCCGGCAAATGCCGTTGGACGTGTTCCCGGAATTCGCGCCGCCGCTGGTGGAAATACAGACTGAAGCACCCGGATTGTCCACAGAGGAAGTGGAGAGCCTGATCACCGTGCCCTTGGAAAACGCGGTCAACGGCACGGCCTGGCTAAAAACCCTACGTTCCAAGTCGGTGTTGGGTCTGTCGTCAGTGGTCTGTATCTTTCAGGAGGGCTCGGATTTGATGCGGGCCAGACAGTTGGTGCAGGAGCGCGTCGCCACCATCACACCACGCCTGCCGGCCGTGGCTCGCGCACCGGTGATGTTATCGCCGTTATCGTCCACCAGTCGGGCGCTGAAGATTGGCGTTTCATCGAAAAAACTATCGCAGATGGAATTGTCCGAATTGGCTTTGTGGACCATTCGCCCACGCTTGATGGCGGTGCCGGGTGTGGCCAACGTAGCCATTTGGGGGCAACGTGATCGGCAGTTACAGGTACTGGTTGATCCTGATCGCCTGGCCGCCAACGGCGTGACGCTGGATGCGGTGGTGCGTGCGGCGGGCGATGCGGCCACCGTATCGGCTGGGGGTTTTGTCGATCTACCCAATCAACGCCTGCCGGTGACACATGTGTCTTCGCTGCAAACACCGGACGATATGGCCCGCACCGTGGTGCAGTTCACTGGCGGTGCGCCATTGCGCTTGGGCGATGTGACTGAAATCGTTGAAAGTCACCCGCCGCCGATTGGCGATGCGGTGATCAACGATGGGCCGGGTTTGCTCCTGATCGTCGAAAAACAACCCTGGGGCAATACCTTGGATGTGACTCGCAAGGTCGAAGCGACCTTGGCGGCTTTGCAACCCGGTCTCCACGAGGTCGACATCGATCCGACTATCTTTCGTCCGGCAACCTTCATTGAACGTTCGTTAGATAATTTAAGTGATGCACTGATATTGGGTTGCATTCTAGTCGCGGTCATTCTGATCGTCTTTTTGTTCGAGTGGCGAACCGCCGTGATCAGCCTGTCGGCGATTCCGCTGTCGCTGCTAACGGCTGCGGTGGTGCTTTATTTGCGCGGCGGCACGCTTAACACCATGGTACTGGCCGGCCTGGTGATTGCGGTTGGTGAAGTGGTGGATGACGCCATTATCGACGTCGAAAACATCATGCGCAGGTTGCGGTTGAACCGAGAGGCAGTTCATCCGCTGTCAACTTTCCGGGTGGTCTTGAAGGCCTCGCTGGAAGTGCGTAGCGCGGTGGTGTTTGCCAGTTTGATCGTCGCGCTGGTGTTCGTGCCGGTGTTTTTCCTGGACGGCTTGGCCGGCACCTTTTTTAGGCCACTGGCGTTTTCCTATTTGTTGGCGATTCTGGCTTCGCTGCTGGTGGCGCTGACCGTGACGCCGGCCTTGTGCCTGATGCTATTACCGAATGCCAAGCCACGCCAAAGCGAAGCGCCGCTGACGCAGGTTTTAAAACGGCATTATCGGCAGCTCTTGCCGGCTATCGTCAGCCGTCCGCAATGGGCGACGGGTTTCCTGATGGTGGCTTTTATATCGACAGCCATCGCTTTACCGCGACTCGGTGAATCGTTTCTGCCCAACTTCAAGGAAACCGATTTTTTGATGCACTGGGTCGAAAAGCCTGGCACATCGCTGGAAGCCATGCGCCGCATTACGATACAGGTCAGCAAGGAACTAAGGGCGATTCCCGGTGTACGCAATTTCGGTTCGCACATTGGCCGAGCTGAAGTCGCCGACGAAGTGGTGGGCCCGAACTTTACCGAGCTATGGATTAGTTTAGATACGGCGGTCGAATACGACAGTACCGTGGCGAAAATCCAGGCCGTCGTCGAAGGTTATCCGGGTCTGTACCGCGATGTGTTGACCTATCTGCGCGAACGGATCAAGGAAGTGCTGACCGGCGCCAGTGCGACCGTGGTGGTGCGCTTGTACGGACCTGACTTGGATGTGCTACGAGATAAGGCGTCCGAAGTCAGTAGAGCTATCAATGATGTGCCCGGCATCGCCAACCTCAAGGTGGAGCCGCAAATATTGGTACCGCAGATACAGATACGGCTTAAGCCTGACGTGGCGGCCAACTTTGGTTTGACAGCCGGTCAAGTGCGCCGGGCCGCAGCCACACTAATCAAAGGTAGTAAGGTTGGCGAAATTTACCGTGACCAAAAAGTCATCGACGTGACGGTTTGGGGTGCTGAGCGGGTCCGTCATGATCTCGCTGCACTCAGACAACTCACTATCGATACGCCATCCGGGGCACGCGTGCCGTTGGGCGATGTGGCGGACATCTACATTGCACCCACGTCGAACGAAATCAAACGAGAAAACGCCTCGCGCCGAATCGACGTTACCTGCAATGTCAGTGGCAACGATTTAGGTGGCGTGGCGAGAGAAATTGAAAGGCGCGTGAAAAACCTGACGTTTGCGCAAGGCTATCACCCGGAATTTCTGGGCGAATACGCAGCACGACAAGCGTCCAGCGAACGGCTGGCGTGGTTGAGCTTGGCTTCATTGCTGGGCATCCTGGTGTTACTGCATGTCGATTTTCGCTCGCTGCGCTTGGTGCTTTTAGTGGCGTTAACCTTGCCGTTTGCGTTGATCGGCGGCGTTGTGGGAGCGTTTTTAAGTGGCGGGGTACTGTCGCTCGGCTCGCTGGTCGGTTTCATCACCGTACTGGGTATTGCTGCCCGAAACGGCATCATGCTGTTAAGCCACTATCGACATCTGGAACAACAAGAAGGCCAGGTATTTGGAGCAGGATTGGCGATGCGTGGCGCCGAAGAACGTCTGGCACCGATACTAATGACCGCTGCCTGTGCCGGTCTGGCCCTGTTACCGCTAATCCTCAAAGGCAACGTGCCCGGCCACGAAATCGAATACCCCATGGCGGTAGTGATACTCGGTGGCTTGATTACCTCGACGTTGTTGAATCTGTTTTTAATGCCTTCCCTGTATTGCAGGTATGGCAACGCTACAGCATAA
- a CDS encoding DNA/RNA non-specific endonuclease, with product MPALRLTFGFFIVLCWSGAHAHPGKVNTEGCHTHRKTSEYHCHQDRIKAKLEPVVPPSQTAQPLAQVQASMESKELFKLDYEGFTLWIDCKERAAIRFRYTAQRDNGNVKRYDHFELGPGAPAACQQFSSQAYGNGYDRGHQVPANHLDDSVNAIHQSNYMANILPQTSQMNRGAWLLTEEIIECYRDIDDLLVLGGIIWGQDTSNDIFASSHGVRTPDYFYKVIVRGTGADERAIAWVVPNSTEATKRNLDYFLVSIDELEKLTGDQFPVADYAKHDKPATSWLIPYGCNKS from the coding sequence TTGCCTGCGTTACGCCTTACCTTTGGATTTTTTATCGTTCTATGCTGGAGCGGTGCGCATGCTCACCCCGGTAAGGTTAATACCGAAGGTTGCCATACCCATCGAAAGACGAGTGAATACCACTGCCATCAAGATCGCATCAAGGCAAAATTGGAACCGGTCGTGCCACCCAGTCAAACAGCGCAGCCTCTTGCTCAAGTGCAAGCCAGTATGGAGTCGAAAGAGCTTTTTAAGCTTGATTACGAAGGATTCACCCTTTGGATTGATTGCAAAGAACGAGCCGCTATCCGATTTCGCTATACCGCCCAGCGAGACAATGGCAATGTAAAGCGCTACGATCATTTCGAGTTGGGGCCAGGTGCACCAGCAGCGTGCCAACAGTTCAGTAGCCAGGCCTACGGCAATGGCTATGACCGTGGTCACCAAGTGCCCGCAAATCATCTTGATGACTCGGTCAATGCGATCCATCAATCGAACTATATGGCGAACATCTTGCCTCAAACCTCGCAGATGAATCGAGGTGCCTGGTTGCTTACGGAGGAAATCATCGAGTGTTACCGAGATATTGATGATCTCTTAGTCCTAGGCGGCATAATCTGGGGTCAGGATACCAGCAACGATATTTTTGCTTCCAGTCATGGCGTACGCACCCCCGACTACTTTTACAAAGTGATCGTACGGGGCACTGGCGCCGATGAACGGGCAATTGCCTGGGTAGTGCCGAATTCCACTGAGGCCACGAAACGCAATCTGGATTACTTTCTGGTATCGATTGACGAACTGGAAAAACTTACTGGGGACCAATTTCCAGTTGCGGATTATGCAAAACATGACAAGCCAGCCACCAGCTGGTTAATTCCATACGGCTGTAACAAAAGTTAA
- a CDS encoding integration host factor subunit beta produces the protein MTKSQLIENISLRLPHLLQRDVEMAINITIDAMTHHLAQGERIEIRGFGGFSFIQRAARIGRNPKTGEQVSLPIRHSTHFKPGLDLRERVEQSRTAIPITDD, from the coding sequence ATGACGAAATCCCAACTCATCGAAAACATCAGCCTTAGATTGCCTCATCTACTGCAACGTGACGTTGAAATGGCCATTAACATCACCATCGATGCGATGACCCACCATTTGGCCCAAGGTGAACGCATTGAGATTCGTGGATTTGGTGGGTTCTCGTTTATTCAGCGAGCCGCGCGGATAGGGCGTAACCCTAAGACAGGCGAACAAGTGAGTTTGCCCATTCGGCATTCCACTCACTTCAAACCAGGACTGGATTTACGTGAGCGTGTTGAACAGTCGAGAACCGCGATTCCCATCACGGATGATTAG
- a CDS encoding TolC family protein yields MTPFASSRFPITILALSLTACTPQGMDLNDVADDLERRTGQHFAETGADETAWPANIALNDGLSDDELISLALWNNAAFRATLADLGLSRADLVQAGMLPNPTFSMLVPWGAKPLELTIRYPLEIFWLRPQRVELAKLDVEQTAQRLVQTGLDLIRDVRLAHAELTLAKERLQLAQAAVSLSHNIAELTQARLRAGDASELEVTNAQVDALQAQEQHSRLQHDCEIANERLRHLVGLSLEQWPNAISTEALANGEKFESEKLVAEALLARPDLRAAEINVEAAGERIGLARAEVFNFTASLNAKQVNGPLLAGPGLDVTLPIVNQNQGGIAQAQARFDKAARQYVATRQRIALDVREAHARLQQASESLKQWQQTILPPLQTAIQDAENAYAAGNVTYLFVLETQRRWLDAQLKTAQAAADLRRARAELERSVGQHLKPA; encoded by the coding sequence ATGACGCCTTTTGCTTCCAGTCGTTTTCCAATAACGATTCTCGCTTTGTCGTTGACGGCCTGTACTCCACAAGGCATGGATTTGAATGACGTTGCCGACGATCTGGAGCGACGTACCGGTCAGCATTTTGCCGAAACCGGTGCCGACGAAACCGCATGGCCCGCCAATATCGCTTTAAATGACGGCTTATCCGATGACGAGTTGATCAGTTTGGCGCTATGGAACAATGCGGCCTTTCGCGCGACCTTGGCGGATTTAGGCCTGTCTCGCGCCGATCTTGTGCAAGCTGGGATGCTGCCCAACCCCACTTTTTCGATGTTGGTACCTTGGGGGGCAAAACCTTTGGAACTGACGATACGCTATCCGTTGGAAATTTTCTGGTTGCGCCCGCAACGGGTCGAGTTGGCTAAATTGGATGTTGAACAAACCGCGCAACGCCTGGTGCAGACTGGATTGGACTTGATTCGCGACGTCAGATTGGCGCATGCCGAGCTAACGTTAGCCAAAGAACGCCTGCAACTGGCTCAAGCCGCTGTAAGCCTGAGTCACAATATCGCCGAACTCACACAAGCTAGGTTGCGCGCTGGCGACGCCAGCGAGCTGGAAGTCACCAATGCTCAAGTCGATGCCCTGCAAGCCCAGGAACAACACAGCCGCCTGCAACACGATTGCGAGATAGCGAATGAGCGTTTACGGCATCTGGTCGGCCTGAGTCTGGAACAGTGGCCCAATGCCATCAGTACGGAAGCCTTAGCTAATGGCGAAAAATTTGAGTCGGAAAAACTGGTCGCGGAGGCGTTACTGGCTCGCCCCGATCTACGTGCCGCAGAAATTAATGTAGAAGCCGCTGGCGAACGTATCGGCTTGGCGCGCGCCGAGGTATTTAATTTCACCGCCAGCCTCAACGCCAAGCAAGTGAACGGGCCCTTATTGGCAGGACCAGGCTTAGACGTGACATTGCCTATCGTTAATCAAAACCAAGGTGGTATCGCGCAAGCGCAGGCCCGTTTTGATAAAGCTGCAAGGCAATATGTCGCCACCCGACAACGGATTGCCTTGGATGTCAGAGAAGCCCATGCCCGATTGCAACAGGCCAGTGAAAGCCTGAAACAGTGGCAACAGACTATCCTGCCGCCGCTGCAAACTGCCATACAGGATGCTGAAAACGCCTATGCGGCCGGTAATGTCACCTACCTCTTCGTGCTCGAAACCCAACGCCGTTGGCTGGACGCGCAATTGAAAACCGCGCAAGCCGCCGCTGATTTACGCCGCGCCCGCGCAGAACTGGAACGCAGCGTCGGCCAGCATCTGAAGCCCGCTTAA
- the yfbR gene encoding 5'-deoxynucleotidase: MSSSISSNFYAYLSRLRWIKRWGLKRNAHEENVMEHSWEVAVIAHTLALIKNRYFEGQVDANAVATAALYHDITEVITGDMPTPIKYHSSAILGAYKQIEQQAEQELLNLLPEALQPDFRVLIDHQQMSEAHQKIIKAADKISAYLKCQAELKAGNAEFEIAAEQLERDIEAMDQPEVRFFMLSFAPNCGLTLDDLMKKR, from the coding sequence ATGTCATCATCGATTAGTTCTAATTTTTATGCTTACCTTTCGCGCTTAAGATGGATTAAACGCTGGGGACTAAAACGCAACGCCCATGAAGAAAATGTCATGGAGCACAGCTGGGAAGTGGCTGTCATTGCCCATACCTTGGCGCTCATCAAAAATCGCTATTTTGAAGGTCAAGTCGATGCCAATGCCGTGGCAACCGCAGCCCTTTACCATGACATCACTGAAGTCATTACCGGTGATATGCCCACACCCATCAAATACCATTCATCAGCAATTCTCGGTGCCTACAAGCAAATCGAGCAGCAAGCGGAACAAGAGTTATTGAATCTTCTGCCTGAAGCATTACAACCCGATTTCCGGGTTTTGATCGATCACCAGCAAATGTCTGAAGCCCATCAGAAAATCATCAAAGCAGCTGACAAGATATCCGCCTACCTGAAATGCCAGGCCGAATTGAAAGCCGGCAATGCTGAATTTGAAATAGCTGCCGAACAACTCGAACGGGATATTGAAGCAATGGATCAGCCTGAGGTCAGATTTTTTATGCTGTCCTTCGCGCCCAACTGCGGACTGACGCTCGATGACTTGATGAAAAAACGCTAG
- the recD2 gene encoding SF1B family DNA helicase RecD2 — protein MDFQPSPSHSADNPVEILHGSIERVTFHSEASGFCVLRVKVKGYRELITVIGSAASVTAGEYIECLGCWVNDRQHGQQFKTISLKIVPPTTLDGIEKYLGSGMVKGIGPHFAKKLVKAFGELVFDVIEQTPERLLELPGIGKKRQERVTSAWAEQKVIREIMVFLQSHGVGTSRSVRIYKTYGDQAIEKVRENPYRLALDIHGIGFKTADTLAQKLGIGPQSLLRAQAGVRHVLQEWSGEGHCAAIRSNLCEMAAKLLEIPLPIIDQAIAAELTEGNLIAEIDGSDEFIFLTPLHRAEIGCAVHLNRLNQGDATWGVIDADKAIPWVEGQTGMTLSQSQAAAVRLVLQHKVSVITGGPGVGKTTLVNSLLKILKAKRVRIGLCAPTGRAAKRLTESTGMEAKTVHRLLEFDPTQFAFKHNDENPLDLDCLVIDESSMMDVVLMNQLLKAIPTEAAVLIVGDVDQLPSVGPGSVLADIIDSGQIATVRLTEIFRQASTSKIITNAHRINHGQIPVVDKTESLSDFYCLYAETPEEIFAKLMHVVLERIPQRFKFHPVNDVQILTPMNRGGLGARSLNVELQARLNGHSEPKITRFGNTYAPGDKVIQRINNYDKEVFNGDIGVIKAIDLEESQVKILFDDREVDYEFSDLDEITLAYATSVHKSQGSEYPVVVIPMAMQHFMLLERNLLYTGVTRGKQLVVVIAQPKALAMAVKNQKSQRRITHLAARLNKNP, from the coding sequence ATGGATTTCCAACCCAGCCCGTCACATTCTGCCGACAACCCAGTTGAAATACTGCACGGCTCTATCGAACGCGTGACGTTTCATAGCGAGGCCTCGGGATTTTGCGTGTTGCGGGTCAAGGTCAAAGGTTATCGGGAATTGATTACGGTGATCGGCTCGGCCGCCAGTGTCACAGCGGGTGAATACATCGAATGCCTGGGTTGCTGGGTTAATGATCGCCAACATGGCCAACAATTCAAAACCATCTCGTTAAAAATCGTGCCCCCGACCACGTTGGACGGTATCGAAAAATACCTGGGTTCAGGGATGGTCAAAGGTATCGGTCCCCATTTTGCCAAGAAACTGGTCAAAGCCTTCGGTGAGCTGGTGTTCGATGTGATTGAGCAAACACCCGAGCGTCTGTTGGAATTACCAGGAATTGGTAAGAAACGCCAGGAGCGTGTGACCAGTGCCTGGGCTGAACAGAAAGTGATTCGGGAGATCATGGTTTTTCTGCAATCCCATGGCGTCGGTACCTCGCGTTCGGTGCGCATTTACAAAACCTACGGTGATCAGGCCATCGAGAAAGTGCGCGAAAATCCCTATCGCCTGGCACTGGATATTCACGGCATCGGCTTTAAGACGGCTGACACGCTGGCCCAGAAGCTAGGCATCGGCCCGCAATCCCTGCTGCGAGCGCAAGCGGGTGTCCGGCATGTCTTGCAGGAATGGTCCGGCGAAGGCCACTGCGCTGCGATTCGCAGCAATCTGTGCGAAATGGCGGCGAAGCTACTGGAAATTCCATTGCCGATTATCGATCAAGCGATCGCGGCAGAATTAACCGAAGGCAATTTGATCGCCGAAATCGACGGCAGCGACGAATTCATTTTTCTGACGCCTTTACACCGTGCTGAAATAGGTTGTGCCGTCCATCTGAACCGATTAAATCAAGGTGATGCGACATGGGGTGTGATTGACGCGGATAAAGCCATTCCTTGGGTTGAAGGGCAAACTGGCATGACCTTGTCGCAGTCGCAAGCTGCAGCAGTTCGGCTGGTACTCCAGCATAAAGTCTCGGTGATCACTGGCGGCCCCGGTGTCGGTAAAACCACGCTGGTCAACAGTCTGCTCAAGATTCTCAAAGCGAAACGGGTGCGAATCGGTTTGTGCGCCCCGACGGGTCGAGCGGCAAAACGTTTAACTGAATCGACTGGCATGGAAGCGAAAACCGTTCATCGTCTACTGGAGTTCGATCCGACTCAGTTTGCCTTCAAGCATAACGACGAAAACCCGCTAGACCTCGATTGCTTGGTGATCGATGAGTCGTCGATGATGGACGTGGTGTTGATGAATCAGTTGCTAAAAGCCATACCGACGGAGGCTGCGGTTTTAATTGTTGGTGATGTTGATCAATTACCCTCCGTCGGCCCCGGATCGGTGCTGGCCGACATCATCGATTCCGGTCAAATTGCCACCGTGCGTCTGACAGAGATATTCCGCCAAGCCAGTACCTCAAAAATCATCACGAATGCGCACCGGATTAACCACGGGCAAATACCTGTGGTGGATAAAACTGAAAGCCTCAGCGACTTTTATTGCCTCTACGCCGAAACACCTGAGGAGATTTTCGCAAAATTGATGCACGTCGTCCTCGAACGGATTCCGCAGCGTTTTAAATTTCATCCGGTCAACGACGTGCAGATTCTGACGCCTATGAATCGCGGTGGCCTGGGAGCGCGGTCGTTGAACGTCGAATTGCAAGCGCGGTTAAACGGACACAGCGAACCCAAGATTACCCGTTTCGGCAATACCTATGCGCCGGGTGATAAGGTGATTCAGCGGATCAACAACTACGACAAGGAAGTCTTCAACGGCGACATTGGAGTGATCAAAGCCATCGATCTTGAAGAAAGCCAGGTCAAGATCTTATTCGACGATCGGGAGGTCGACTACGAATTCAGCGATTTGGACGAAATTACGCTGGCATATGCAACCAGCGTGCACAAATCGCAAGGCTCGGAATATCCGGTGGTGGTGATTCCAATGGCCATGCAGCATTTTATGCTGCTGGAACGCAATCTGCTGTATACCGGCGTCACGCGTGGCAAACAATTAGTCGTCGTGATTGCCCAGCCCAAAGCGCTGGCGATGGCTGTGAAAAATCAAAAATCACAGCGCAGAATTACTCATCTGGCGGCTAGACTGAATAAAAATCCATGA
- a CDS encoding DUF6794 domain-containing protein, whose translation MAEAVARLLLVLEKKDQLTIAAMEPNNLIDLHFGLGLAIRNAYDLHNPDNPLLLECATSHPDDAALFIIHALWQRLQ comes from the coding sequence GTGGCGGAAGCTGTCGCTCGGTTGTTACTGGTTCTGGAAAAGAAGGACCAGCTGACAATAGCGGCAATGGAACCGAACAACCTGATAGACCTGCATTTCGGGCTTGGACTGGCGATTCGAAATGCCTACGACCTCCATAATCCGGATAATCCGTTACTACTTGAATGTGCCACGTCCCATCCTGATGACGCTGCACTTTTCATCATTCATGCTCTGTGGCAACGGCTACAGTAA
- a CDS encoding helix-turn-helix domain-containing protein, producing the protein MITCRLSTILGSKRLKVADVCHATGIARATVDRYYYDQVKSFDREVLAKLCRYLQVKPGDLLVLVDQQDLFESWEQPIQPSEPKIKGGV; encoded by the coding sequence ATGATCACCTGTCGACTGTCAACGATCCTTGGATCCAAACGCCTTAAAGTCGCCGATGTTTGTCACGCAACAGGCATCGCGCGGGCGACGGTAGATCGCTATTACTACGATCAGGTAAAAAGCTTTGATCGCGAGGTCCTTGCCAAATTGTGTCGCTATTTGCAGGTAAAGCCGGGGGATCTACTGGTATTGGTCGACCAACAAGATCTATTTGAATCGTGGGAACAGCCCATTCAGCCCAGCGAACCGAAAATCAAGGGAGGCGTATGA